From the genome of Paraburkholderia flava, one region includes:
- a CDS encoding penicillin acylase family protein: protein MNRPNATPSKRRFRWSIVVPCVFLFLLVLIVAIVAGGWATLRASLPQLDGTHVASTLSAPVSIERDALGVPTLRGSNREDVAFATGFVEAQDRFFQMDLLRRVAAGEVSALIGPAALKLDRSNRVHRFRERAHALIEAMPPAQRRLLDRYTAGVNDGLASLTSRPFEYWALRTQPVAWRPEDTFLVVYAMYLDLQWEEANRILSRGALRDRVPADLLAFLLPTTSHWDAPLDVATPTLETLPAPPTTRPDWLRGPQATGVVAQDAGSLLDDASIAHSMTGSNGWAVDGAHSAHGGALLAADMHLGLSLPNIWYRLSLQWPGADGQPRRVTGVGLPGTPFVIAGSNGHIAWGFTNSYGRFIDLIELQHNPADPLQYRVAGGGWEHATVHHERIDVNGGAPVDLPVVDTRWGPQIDAGSHTYAVHWVAHEQSAVNANLQQLETTDNVADALHVAQTSGIPTQNFMVADAQGKIGWTLAGVLPRRDLSTDPQTGLLSDQPYDPLTYRGWQGYLSPDEHPSRIDPPLGRVWTANNRTLPLAEAAIAGDSGWDLGARASQIRDDLLALPRATERDMLAIQTDDRALWIASWRGIALAALDADALQGHPRRAAFKHVLETWNGRADADASGYRLLRAFYFSLYDAWFGKLDASLASVAPRLGYRAASPRSDIAMEALAAHHAWVPDGFDDWNAFMLDRIDHVIAQLPPHTTVETATWGARNRAAIAHPFAQMLPSWARGWLSAPRDPLPGDFNMPRVQMPGFGASERIAVSPGREQDGILEMPGGQSGHPLSPYFLAGHEAWVHGEPTPFLPGATVHRLELVKNAQ, encoded by the coding sequence ATGAACCGCCCGAACGCCACGCCCTCAAAACGCCGCTTCCGCTGGTCGATCGTTGTCCCCTGTGTGTTCCTGTTCCTGCTCGTATTGATCGTCGCCATCGTGGCCGGCGGCTGGGCGACGTTGCGCGCGAGCCTGCCGCAACTCGACGGCACGCACGTCGCGTCGACCTTGTCCGCGCCGGTGTCGATCGAACGCGATGCGCTGGGCGTGCCGACGCTACGCGGCAGCAACCGCGAGGACGTCGCATTCGCCACCGGCTTCGTCGAAGCGCAGGATCGCTTCTTCCAGATGGACCTGCTGCGTCGCGTGGCCGCCGGCGAAGTGTCCGCGCTGATCGGGCCGGCCGCGCTGAAGCTCGATCGCAGCAATCGCGTGCATCGCTTTCGCGAACGCGCGCATGCGCTGATCGAGGCGATGCCGCCCGCGCAACGTCGACTGCTCGATCGCTATACGGCCGGCGTCAACGACGGTCTCGCGTCGCTGACCTCGCGTCCGTTCGAATACTGGGCGCTGCGCACGCAGCCGGTCGCATGGCGCCCCGAGGACACCTTCCTCGTCGTGTACGCGATGTATCTCGATCTGCAGTGGGAAGAGGCGAACCGCATCCTGTCGCGCGGTGCGTTGCGCGACCGCGTGCCCGCCGATCTGCTCGCGTTCCTGCTGCCGACCACCAGCCACTGGGACGCCCCGCTCGATGTCGCGACGCCCACACTGGAAACTCTCCCGGCGCCGCCCACGACGCGCCCCGACTGGTTGCGCGGACCGCAGGCAACGGGCGTCGTCGCGCAGGACGCCGGCTCCCTACTCGACGATGCATCGATCGCGCACTCGATGACCGGCAGCAACGGCTGGGCCGTCGACGGCGCGCACAGTGCGCACGGCGGCGCGCTCCTCGCGGCCGACATGCACCTCGGCCTGTCGCTGCCGAACATCTGGTACCGGCTGTCGCTGCAATGGCCCGGCGCCGACGGACAACCGCGTCGCGTGACCGGTGTCGGTCTGCCCGGCACGCCGTTCGTGATCGCGGGCAGCAACGGACACATCGCGTGGGGCTTCACGAACAGCTACGGCCGCTTCATCGATCTGATCGAGCTGCAGCACAATCCCGCCGACCCGTTGCAATACCGCGTCGCAGGCGGCGGTTGGGAACACGCGACCGTTCATCACGAACGCATCGACGTGAACGGCGGCGCGCCGGTCGATCTGCCGGTCGTCGACACGCGCTGGGGACCGCAGATCGATGCGGGCTCGCACACGTATGCGGTGCACTGGGTCGCGCACGAACAGTCCGCGGTGAACGCGAACCTGCAGCAACTCGAAACCACCGACAACGTCGCGGACGCGCTGCACGTCGCGCAGACCAGCGGCATCCCGACGCAGAACTTCATGGTCGCCGATGCGCAGGGCAAGATCGGCTGGACGCTCGCCGGCGTGCTGCCGCGACGCGATCTATCGACGGACCCGCAAACCGGACTACTCAGCGATCAGCCCTACGATCCTTTGACGTATCGCGGCTGGCAAGGCTATTTGTCGCCGGACGAACACCCATCGCGAATCGATCCGCCGCTCGGACGCGTGTGGACCGCGAACAACCGCACGCTGCCGCTCGCCGAAGCGGCCATCGCGGGCGACTCCGGCTGGGACCTCGGCGCACGCGCGTCGCAGATCCGCGACGACCTGCTCGCATTGCCGCGCGCGACCGAGCGCGACATGCTCGCCATCCAGACCGATGACCGCGCGTTGTGGATCGCAAGCTGGCGCGGCATCGCGCTTGCCGCACTCGATGCCGATGCATTGCAGGGCCATCCGCGCCGCGCTGCGTTCAAGCATGTACTCGAAACGTGGAACGGCCGCGCGGATGCCGATGCGAGCGGTTATCGGCTGCTGCGTGCGTTTTACTTCTCGCTGTACGACGCGTGGTTCGGCAAACTCGATGCGAGTCTCGCGAGCGTCGCGCCGCGCCTCGGCTATCGCGCCGCTAGTCCGCGCTCCGACATCGCGATGGAAGCGCTCGCCGCGCATCATGCATGGGTGCCCGACGGTTTCGACGACTGGAATGCGTTCATGCTCGACCGCATCGATCATGTGATCGCGCAGCTCCCCCCGCACACGACCGTCGAAACCGCGACGTGGGGCGCGCGCAACCGTGCGGCGATCGCGCATCCGTTCGCGCAGATGCTGCCGTCGTGGGCGCGCGGCTGGCTCAGCGCACCGCGCGATCCTCTTCCGGGCGACTTCAACATGCCGCGCGTGCAGATGCCCGGCTTCGGTGCGTCTGAACGGATCGCCGTGTCGCCGGGACGCGAGCAGGACGGCATCCTCGAAATGCCGGGCGGTCAATCGGGGCATCCGCTGTCACCGTACTTTCTCGCGGGACACGAAGCGTGGGTGCACGGCGAACCGACGCCGTTCCTGCCAGGCGCAACCGTTCATCGACTCGAACTGGTCAAGAACGCACAGTGA
- the epsC gene encoding serine O-acetyltransferase EpsC has product MAVFDIDDIVEALQTARQRWREVQRRSLEPGGRELPAREALADIVDTLKGVLFPMRLGPADLRQESENFYVGHALDSALHALLAQARLELHYRTRHQPRSTDDIEAQSGSAVRAFAAKLPEIRALLDSDVLAAFHGDPAAGSVDEVLLCYPGVLAMIHHRFAHELYRLGLPLLARIVAEQAHAETGIDIHPGAQIGASFFIDHGTGVVIGETSVIGQRVRVYQAVTLGAKRFPRDAQGHLEKGLPRHPIVEDDVVIYAGATILGRVTLGRGSVIGGNVWLTQDVAPGSHVTQAVSRNEATGAGAAHATSPAVDAAIAGVAS; this is encoded by the coding sequence GTGGCAGTTTTCGATATCGACGACATCGTGGAAGCACTGCAGACGGCTCGCCAGCGATGGCGCGAAGTACAGCGCCGCTCGCTCGAACCGGGCGGCCGCGAATTGCCGGCGCGCGAGGCGCTTGCAGACATCGTCGATACGCTGAAGGGCGTGCTGTTTCCGATGCGGCTCGGGCCGGCCGATCTGCGCCAGGAAAGCGAAAATTTCTACGTCGGGCATGCGCTCGATTCCGCGTTGCATGCGCTGCTCGCGCAGGCGCGGCTCGAACTGCATTACCGGACGCGTCATCAGCCGCGCTCCACCGACGACATCGAAGCTCAATCCGGTTCGGCAGTGCGCGCGTTCGCCGCGAAGCTGCCGGAGATCCGCGCGCTGCTCGACAGCGATGTGCTCGCTGCTTTCCACGGCGACCCCGCGGCGGGCAGCGTCGATGAAGTGCTGCTGTGCTATCCCGGCGTACTCGCGATGATCCACCATCGTTTCGCCCACGAGCTGTATCGACTCGGCCTGCCGCTGCTCGCGCGCATCGTCGCGGAGCAGGCGCACGCGGAAACCGGCATCGACATTCATCCGGGTGCGCAGATCGGCGCGAGCTTCTTCATCGATCACGGGACCGGCGTGGTGATCGGCGAGACGTCGGTGATCGGGCAGCGGGTGCGCGTTTATCAGGCAGTGACGCTCGGGGCAAAACGCTTTCCGCGCGACGCGCAGGGACACCTCGAAAAAGGTTTGCCGCGCCATCCGATCGTCGAGGACGACGTCGTGATCTACGCGGGCGCGACGATTCTCGGTCGCGTGACGCTGGGGCGCGGGTCGGTGATCGGTGGGAACGTGTGGCTTACGCAGGACGTCGCGCCGGGTTCGCACGTGACGCAGGCCGTGTCGCGTAACGAAGCGACGGGGGCTGGCGCAGCGCACGCTACAAGCCCGGCTGTCGATGCAGCGATAGCCGGAGTCGCATCGTGA
- a CDS encoding alkaline phosphatase family protein, giving the protein MKTIRKSRRVRTAIGAGSVALAALAALHSTGAAAHDDHDGHERAKIKHVLLISFDGLHEQDVARCIASNACPNLALLAKAGLTYTNAHTPGLSDSFPGLAALVTGGSPKSAGLFYDVSYDRTLYAPSDTHCTGKQGWNVVFDETTGIDGENGGALIHLNGGGAFNPQAIPHALKNGVCTPVYPHNYVKTNTVFEVVKQNIHGARTAWADKHAWGYDWLNGPSGTGVDDLARTEINSIDPATQTNYIDVYTHTEQFDNFHVQELINEIDGKDSTGQSRADVPTLFGANFQTLSVAQKATVATGGGYLDASFTPGPQVTAAIAYVDESLGRIVSELKQRNLYGSTAIIVTAKHGQSPSDHTKLVKNGDTLTKLLEANNYLDPNGNFGQNSTKSGNLNDGTGLVDTGMVQTDDVGLIWLRDQSQAAAVVKTLKDNLSCNAPGICADGAQAYILSGRQVAQRFGDPAQGRTPDIIVQPNPGVIYTSSKTKDEEHGGNAPDDSHLGLVVYLPGEGHAGSTIDDRVTTTQVAPTILHALGLQPDLLHAVEAEETRTLPDTSSHGRF; this is encoded by the coding sequence ATGAAAACGATCAGGAAATCGAGGCGTGTACGGACGGCAATCGGCGCGGGCAGCGTCGCACTCGCGGCACTCGCCGCACTGCATTCGACGGGCGCGGCGGCGCACGACGATCATGACGGGCACGAGCGTGCAAAGATCAAGCATGTGCTGTTGATCAGTTTCGACGGATTGCACGAGCAGGACGTCGCACGCTGCATCGCGTCGAACGCGTGTCCGAACCTCGCGCTGCTCGCGAAGGCGGGGCTCACGTACACGAACGCGCACACGCCGGGCCTGTCGGATTCGTTCCCGGGTCTCGCGGCACTCGTCACCGGCGGCTCGCCGAAATCAGCGGGCCTGTTCTACGACGTGTCCTATGACCGCACGCTGTATGCACCGTCCGACACGCACTGCACGGGCAAGCAAGGCTGGAACGTCGTGTTCGACGAAACCACCGGCATCGATGGTGAAAACGGCGGCGCGCTGATTCACCTGAACGGCGGCGGCGCATTCAATCCGCAGGCCATTCCGCACGCGCTGAAAAACGGTGTCTGCACGCCCGTCTATCCGCACAACTACGTGAAGACCAACACGGTCTTCGAAGTGGTCAAGCAGAACATTCACGGCGCGCGTACCGCGTGGGCCGACAAGCACGCGTGGGGCTACGACTGGTTGAACGGTCCGTCGGGCACCGGCGTCGACGATCTCGCGCGCACCGAGATCAACTCGATCGATCCGGCCACGCAGACCAACTACATCGACGTCTACACGCACACGGAACAGTTCGACAACTTCCACGTGCAGGAACTGATCAACGAAATCGACGGCAAGGATTCGACGGGGCAATCGCGCGCCGACGTGCCGACGTTGTTCGGCGCCAACTTCCAGACGCTCAGCGTCGCGCAGAAAGCGACGGTGGCGACCGGCGGCGGCTATCTGGATGCGTCGTTCACGCCGGGTCCGCAGGTCACGGCCGCGATCGCGTATGTGGATGAATCGCTTGGTCGCATCGTGTCCGAACTCAAGCAGCGCAACCTGTATGGGTCGACGGCGATCATCGTCACCGCGAAGCACGGCCAGTCGCCGAGCGATCACACGAAGCTCGTGAAAAACGGCGACACGCTGACGAAGCTGCTCGAAGCAAACAACTACCTCGACCCGAACGGCAACTTCGGCCAGAACAGCACGAAGAGCGGCAACCTGAACGACGGCACGGGTCTCGTCGATACCGGCATGGTTCAGACCGACGACGTCGGCCTGATCTGGCTGCGCGATCAAAGCCAGGCCGCCGCGGTCGTGAAGACGCTGAAGGACAACCTGAGCTGCAACGCGCCCGGCATCTGCGCGGACGGTGCTCAGGCGTACATCCTGTCCGGCCGGCAGGTCGCGCAGCGGTTCGGCGATCCCGCGCAAGGCCGCACGCCCGACATCATCGTGCAGCCGAACCCGGGTGTGATCTACACGTCGAGCAAGACGAAGGATGAAGAGCACGGCGGCAACGCGCCCGACGACAGTCACCTGGGTCTCGTGGTCTACCTCCCCGGCGAAGGCCATGCGGGAAGCACGATCGACGATCGCGTGACGACCACCCAGGTCGCACCGACCATCCTGCACGCACTCGGTCTGCAACCCGATCTGCTGCATGCGGTCGAGGCTGAAGAAACGCGGACGCTGCCGGACACGAGCAGCCACGGGCGCTTCTAG
- a CDS encoding helix-turn-helix domain-containing protein has protein sequence MTMIVRDLGVTVRRLREARGWSQEQLAEHAALNRSYVGEIERGSVIASVVTVEKLARALDASIAALLCTAPSVASDDTIAAAASPLSVEAAASSAPAIATTQNVPA, from the coding sequence GTGACGATGATCGTGCGCGACCTCGGCGTCACCGTGCGGCGTCTGCGCGAGGCGCGCGGCTGGTCGCAAGAACAGCTCGCCGAGCATGCGGCGTTGAACCGCTCGTATGTCGGCGAGATCGAGCGGGGTTCGGTCATCGCATCCGTCGTGACCGTCGAGAAACTGGCACGCGCACTCGACGCGAGCATCGCCGCGCTGCTGTGTACTGCGCCCTCGGTTGCTTCGGACGACACGATCGCTGCCGCAGCGTCGCCGCTCTCCGTCGAAGCAGCGGCTTCGTCCGCACCCGCCATCGCGACAACACAAAACGTACCGGCTTGA
- a CDS encoding AraC family transcriptional regulator, with product MPTPLLPLAKLHAADGPLLHAVELTSDDTRVTDAHRHARGQLFGTVTGLLSVGTKHSQWVVPATHAVWIPPDASHSVRSHGPFSGWSVYVATDACATLPDEPCTLAMSALLRTAIARAATWHDAPLDDAQQRIAGVIVDEIRALPREPFGLPLPRDARLLRIAQALADDLADNRRLEAWADWAAIAPRTLSRRFVVETGFSFTEWRQRARLMRALEMLAADTPVTRIAIDLGYDNVSAFIAMFRRMFGVTPTRYFAAHASDETQDVTHETAQ from the coding sequence ATGCCCACGCCTCTGCTTCCGCTAGCGAAACTTCACGCAGCCGACGGTCCGCTTCTGCACGCCGTCGAGCTGACCAGCGACGACACGCGCGTAACCGACGCACATCGCCATGCGCGCGGCCAGCTGTTCGGCACGGTGACGGGGCTGCTGTCGGTCGGCACCAAACACAGTCAATGGGTCGTGCCCGCCACGCACGCAGTGTGGATTCCGCCCGACGCATCGCACTCGGTCCGCTCGCATGGTCCGTTCTCCGGATGGAGCGTGTACGTCGCCACTGACGCATGCGCGACGTTGCCTGACGAGCCATGCACGCTCGCGATGTCCGCGTTGCTGCGCACGGCGATCGCACGCGCGGCTACCTGGCACGATGCACCGCTCGACGACGCACAGCAACGCATCGCCGGCGTGATCGTCGACGAGATCCGTGCGTTGCCGCGCGAACCGTTCGGCTTGCCGCTGCCACGCGATGCACGCCTGCTGCGCATCGCGCAGGCATTGGCCGATGATCTCGCGGACAATCGTCGCCTCGAAGCATGGGCCGACTGGGCCGCGATTGCACCGCGCACGCTGTCGCGGCGCTTCGTCGTCGAGACGGGTTTCAGTTTCACCGAGTGGCGGCAACGCGCGCGTCTGATGCGCGCGCTAGAAATGCTCGCGGCCGACACACCGGTTACGCGTATCGCGATCGATCTCGGCTACGACAACGTCAGTGCGTTCATCGCGATGTTTCGCCGTATGTTCGGCGTGACGCCGACGCGGTATTTTGCGGCTCATGCGTCGGATGAAACGCAAGACGTCACGCACGAAACGGCTCAATAA
- a CDS encoding rhodanese-like domain-containing protein: MTVELEERPAHTLLESVRSAAVQAGLPYAGGIAPRDAWALVSAGDALLVDVRTAEERKFVGQVPDSLHVAWATGTSLTRNPRFVRELEAKTGKDAVVLLLCRSGNRSAQAAEAATKAGFTQVFNVLEGFEGDLDAAQRRGTNNGWRFHGLPWVQD; this comes from the coding sequence ATGACGGTTGAACTCGAAGAACGGCCCGCGCACACGCTGCTCGAATCGGTGCGATCGGCTGCGGTGCAGGCAGGGTTGCCCTACGCGGGCGGGATCGCGCCACGCGATGCGTGGGCGCTGGTATCGGCGGGAGACGCGCTGCTGGTCGACGTGCGCACCGCAGAGGAACGCAAGTTCGTCGGCCAGGTGCCGGACAGTCTGCATGTCGCGTGGGCGACGGGCACGAGCCTGACGCGCAATCCGCGCTTCGTCCGCGAACTCGAAGCGAAGACCGGCAAGGACGCAGTCGTGCTGCTGCTGTGCCGTAGCGGCAACCGCTCGGCGCAGGCTGCCGAGGCTGCGACGAAAGCGGGCTTCACGCAGGTCTTCAACGTACTCGAAGGCTTCGAGGGCGATCTCGATGCCGCGCAGCGACGCGGGACGAATAACGGCTGGCGCTTTCACGGGTTGCCGTGGGTGCAGGACTGA
- a CDS encoding family 2A encapsulin nanocompartment shell protein yields MTATVGGLTALGDTAARQLANATKTVPQLSTITPRWLTHLLQWLPVEAGIYRLNQVKNPEAVVAACTAREDESLLPRTFVPYEEEPREYFLNAVSTVLDVHTRISDLYSSPHDQIKEQLRLTIETIKELQESQLINNPDYGLLANVAEEQRVFPLTGAPTPDDLDELLTKVWKEPAFFLTHPLAIAAFGRECTRRGVPPPTTSLFGSQFLTWRGIPLIPSDKVPVADGKTKILLLRVGDKRQGVVGLFQPGVAGEQGPGLSVRFMGINNHAIASYLISLYCSLAVHSPDALAVLDDVEIGKYHDYPDTYK; encoded by the coding sequence ATGACAGCGACAGTGGGCGGCCTGACGGCGCTCGGCGATACCGCAGCACGGCAACTAGCCAATGCCACCAAAACCGTTCCCCAGCTTTCGACGATCACGCCGCGCTGGCTCACGCATCTGCTGCAATGGCTGCCGGTCGAAGCGGGCATCTATCGTCTGAACCAGGTGAAGAATCCGGAAGCCGTCGTCGCGGCCTGCACCGCGCGCGAAGACGAAAGCCTGTTGCCGCGCACGTTCGTGCCGTACGAAGAAGAGCCGCGCGAATATTTTCTGAATGCAGTGAGCACGGTGCTCGACGTGCACACGCGCATCTCCGATCTGTACAGCAGCCCGCACGACCAGATCAAGGAACAGTTGCGTCTCACGATCGAAACGATCAAAGAGCTGCAGGAAAGCCAGTTGATCAACAACCCCGACTACGGTCTGCTCGCGAACGTCGCCGAAGAGCAGCGCGTGTTTCCGCTGACGGGCGCGCCGACACCGGACGATCTCGACGAACTGCTCACGAAGGTCTGGAAAGAGCCGGCGTTCTTCCTCACGCATCCGCTCGCGATCGCCGCGTTCGGCCGCGAATGCACGCGCCGTGGCGTGCCGCCGCCGACGACCAGCCTGTTCGGTTCGCAGTTCCTCACGTGGCGCGGCATTCCGCTGATCCCGTCGGACAAGGTGCCGGTCGCGGATGGCAAGACGAAGATCCTGTTGCTGCGTGTCGGCGACAAGCGTCAGGGTGTCGTCGGTTTGTTCCAGCCGGGTGTTGCCGGCGAGCAGGGGCCGGGTCTGTCGGTGCGCTTCATGGGCATCAACAATCATGCGATCGCGTCGTATCTGATCTCGTTGTACTGCTCGCTCGCCGTGCATTCGCCGGACGCGCTCGCGGTTCTCGATGACGTGGAGATCGGCAAGTACCATGACTACCCAGACACCTACAAGTAA
- a CDS encoding family 2A encapsulin nanocompartment cargo protein cysteine desulfurase, with protein sequence MDRALPLDVPAGPPPGLPDPALLAQLANAFFAAVQGEAAPVARSGAATGVPDTAGALPFAAPVLAEAGNPAPAGSPLAGPGGTGTGVPGAALPQGQVAGANLLPSAPTHVLSLAPRAPSLAPHAVAQNGLPDNVVTVAPALDPRFGGAALGVPQGSQGPGESARGAAVSSPYYFLDGAAGRQSVTGAAPDIVVPGWTEVTAQSFGLPGVDEPLSASRFPYDAPAAGASTSGDASRYFIDDAANAGDEVPLAGTSGHPPFDVNAIRRDFPILQERVNGRQLVWFDNAATTHKPQSVIDRLAYFYAHENSNIHRAAHALAGRATDAYEAARSKVQRFIGASSPDEIVFVRGTTEAINLIAKTWGVKNVGVGDEIVVSHLEHHANIVPWQQLAAQTGATLRVIPVDDTGQVRLDEYRRLLNDRTKIVSVTQVSNALGTVVPVKEIVELAHRAGAKALVDGAQSVSHMRVDVQALDADFFVFSGHKVFGPTGIGVVYGKRALLDDMPPWQGGGNMIADVTFERTVFQPAPARFEAGTGNIADAVGLGAAIDYVTRVGIENIARYEHDLLAYATGVLQPVPGVRLIGTARDKASVLSFVLKGYETEEVGRALNEEGIAVRSGHHCAQPILRRFGVEATVRPSLAFYNTCDEVDRMVAVVKRLASRRV encoded by the coding sequence ATGGACCGCGCTCTGCCTCTGGACGTCCCTGCCGGGCCGCCGCCGGGTTTGCCCGATCCTGCGTTGCTTGCGCAGTTGGCGAATGCATTTTTCGCCGCTGTGCAGGGCGAAGCGGCGCCGGTCGCACGTAGCGGTGCCGCGACGGGCGTGCCGGATACTGCAGGCGCGTTGCCGTTCGCGGCACCGGTGCTCGCAGAAGCGGGCAATCCGGCGCCCGCCGGTTCACCGCTCGCGGGTCCGGGCGGCACGGGCACCGGTGTGCCCGGTGCCGCGCTTCCGCAGGGCCAGGTGGCGGGTGCCAATCTGCTGCCGTCGGCGCCGACTCATGTTTTGTCGCTCGCCCCTCGCGCCCCGTCGCTTGCTCCGCATGCGGTTGCGCAGAATGGTTTGCCCGATAACGTTGTGACGGTTGCGCCTGCGCTCGATCCGCGTTTTGGCGGGGCGGCGCTGGGTGTGCCTCAAGGTTCTCAAGGTCCGGGTGAGTCTGCGCGCGGTGCCGCTGTGTCGTCGCCGTATTACTTTCTCGATGGTGCAGCCGGTCGCCAGTCCGTTACCGGTGCGGCACCGGACATTGTCGTGCCGGGGTGGACCGAAGTGACTGCGCAGTCGTTCGGTTTGCCGGGCGTCGACGAACCGTTGTCCGCATCGCGTTTTCCGTACGATGCGCCGGCTGCGGGTGCATCGACGAGCGGCGACGCTTCGCGCTACTTCATCGACGACGCTGCGAACGCAGGCGACGAAGTGCCGTTAGCGGGTACGTCGGGCCATCCGCCATTCGACGTCAACGCGATTCGCCGCGATTTTCCGATCCTGCAGGAGCGCGTCAACGGACGTCAGCTGGTGTGGTTCGACAACGCCGCGACGACGCACAAGCCACAATCGGTGATCGACCGGCTCGCGTATTTCTACGCACACGAGAACTCGAACATTCACCGCGCGGCGCACGCGCTCGCCGGTCGCGCGACCGATGCGTACGAGGCGGCGCGCAGCAAGGTGCAGCGCTTTATCGGTGCATCGTCGCCTGATGAGATCGTGTTCGTGCGCGGCACCACCGAGGCGATCAACCTGATCGCGAAGACGTGGGGCGTGAAGAACGTCGGCGTGGGCGATGAGATCGTCGTGTCGCATCTCGAGCATCACGCGAACATCGTGCCGTGGCAGCAGCTCGCCGCGCAAACCGGCGCGACGCTGCGCGTGATTCCCGTCGACGATACGGGCCAGGTGCGGCTCGACGAATACCGTCGGTTGCTTAACGACCGCACGAAGATCGTGTCGGTTACGCAGGTATCGAATGCGCTCGGCACCGTCGTGCCGGTGAAGGAAATCGTCGAACTCGCGCATCGCGCGGGTGCGAAGGCGCTGGTCGACGGTGCGCAGTCGGTGTCGCACATGCGCGTCGATGTGCAGGCGCTCGATGCGGACTTCTTCGTGTTCTCGGGTCACAAGGTGTTCGGGCCGACCGGCATCGGCGTCGTGTACGGCAAGCGCGCGCTGCTCGACGACATGCCGCCGTGGCAGGGCGGCGGCAACATGATCGCCGACGTGACCTTCGAGCGCACCGTGTTCCAGCCGGCGCCGGCGCGTTTCGAAGCGGGCACCGGCAACATCGCGGACGCGGTGGGACTCGGCGCGGCAATCGACTACGTGACGCGCGTGGGCATCGAGAACATCGCGCGCTACGAACACGACCTGCTCGCGTACGCGACGGGCGTGCTGCAACCGGTGCCCGGCGTGCGGCTGATCGGCACCGCGCGGGACAAGGCGAGCGTGCTGTCGTTCGTGCTGAAGGGCTACGAGACCGAAGAGGTCGGACGTGCGTTGAACGAAGAGGGCATTGCGGTGCGCTCGGGTCATCACTGCGCACAACCGATCTTGCGACGCTTCGGCGTCGAGGCAACCGTGCGGCCGTCGCTTGCGTTCTACAACACGTGCGACGAAGTGGACCGGATGGTGGCGGTTGTCAAGCGGCTGGCGTCGCGGCGGGTTTGA